Proteins from one Sarcophilus harrisii chromosome 2, mSarHar1.11, whole genome shotgun sequence genomic window:
- the CDH26 gene encoding cadherin-like protein 26 isoform X2, translated as MLSIPQGMWSLQVFLMLVTVISCLQPAKDEFTNQAKMRPLQRVKRRWVITTLKLIEEDPGPFPKFAGELFNNMDYNESLIYIISGPGVDEPPVGLFSIEDNQNGKVYVHSSIDREEIQSFVVRFDIIESSTRKAVDTSLFFIVKVGDINDNAPQFAEEEFNITIKESHHLDNPIFQVEAVDLDEKQTPNSEVSYSLVSQVPLNKGNGFYIDQSSGEILLSGCLDYEAVQLFKLLIRANDHGEPPLSSTATVNIVVEEGNSHMPVFTKEDYKIQVSEGQIQQEVLRLLVQDHDSPFTPAWKAKYKILHGNEEEHFNIVTDPGTNEGILNIIKPLDYENLPDKKLVIVVENEEPFSSCEKDQFGNGTSTATVNVEVIDTNDPPQFHPPNFIVQEVDGAGPGIQLGRYNATDPDGNSKNIRFRLVHDPASWVTVDELSGVVTTVKHVDRESPYVNNSFYTIIVYAIDDGVPPQTSTGTMMLFLSDENDNTPILVKPFMEVCKIEQNASLLVEAEDKDLDPFSGPFTFKLDDSSGNIKDTWKLGNNFGYSVELLMVRSLPNGNYSVPFIILDKQGFFKKQMLYVRLCSCLNGITCIESSMAFVGLGGAAIILICVAFMLLAVLSKRHKESTY; from the exons CCTTTACAGCGTGTTAAAAGAAGATGGGTTATTACTACCTTGAAACTCATTGAAGAAGACCCAGGACCATTTCCCAAGTTTGCTGGAGAG TTATTCAATAACATGGACTACAATGAATCCTTAATATATATAATCAGTGGGCCTGGTGTGGATGAGCCTCCAGTTGGTCTGTTTTCTATAGAAGATAATCAAAATGGGAAAGTCTATGTTCACTCTTCGATTGACCGAGAGGAAATACAATCTTTTGTG GTACGCTTTGATATTATTGAGAGTTCAACTCGGAAAGCTGTggatacatctttatttttcattgtcaAAGTTGGTGACATCAATGATAATGCACCACAGTTTGCTGAGGAAGAATTTAACATCACTATCAAAGAGAGCCACCATCTTG atAATCCTATTTTTCAGGTAGAAGCAGTCGATTTGGATGAAAAGCAAACTCCCAATTCTGAAGTCTCCTATTCCCTTGTTTCACAAGTGCCATTGAACAAAGGAAATGGGTTTTACATTGATCAAAGTAGTGGAGAAATTCTTCTCTCAGGATGCTTAGATTATGAG GCTGTCCAATTGTTCAAATTACTGATTAGAGCAAATGACCATGGAGAGCCACCATTGTCATCCACTGCTACTGTTAACATAGTTGTTGAAGAGGGAAACAGCCACATGCCTGTATTTACTAAGGAAGAT TATAAAATACAGGTTTCTGAAGGTCAAATACAACAGGAGGTGCTAAGACTCCTAGTGCAAGATCATGATTCTCCATTCACGCCTGCCTggaaagcaaaatacaaaatattacatGGTAATGAAGAAGAACACTTCAATATTGTAACAGATCCTGGTACCAATGAAggaattttaaatatcatcaag CCTTTGGATTATGAAAACCTGCCAGACAAAAAACTTGTTATTGTAGTTGAAAATGAAGAACCATtctcttcatgtgaaaaagaCCAATTTGGCAATGGAACCAGCACTGCAACTGTGAATGTGGAGGTTATTGATACTAATGACCCTCCTCAGTTCCATCCTCCTAATTTTATCGTTCAAGAAGTTGATGGAGCTGGTCCTGGGATCCAGTTGGGAAGATATAATGCTACAGACCCAGATGGGAACAGCAAGAACATAAG gTTTAGACTGGTTCATGATCCTGCCAGTTGGGTCACTGTGGATGAACTCTCTGGGGTGGTTACCACAGTGAAACATGTGGATCGGGAATCCCCATATGTGAATAACAGCTTTTACACAATTATCGTCTATGCCATCGATGATG GTGTCCCGCCTCAGACAAGTACAGGAACTATGATGCTTTTTCTTTCTGACGAGAATGACAACACACCTATTCTTGTTAAACCTTTCATGGAAGTTTGTAAGATAGAGCAGAATGCATCTCTTCTTGTGGAAGCTGAGGATAAAGATTTAGATCCATTCTCTGGTCCTTTTACATTTAAGTTAGATGATTCTTCCGGAAATATAAAAGATACTTGGAAGCTAGGGAACAATTTTG gtTATTCTGTGGAACTTCTAATGGTAAGAAGTCTCCCAAATGGTAATTATTCAGTGCCCTtcattatcttagataaacaagGATTTTTCAAGAAACAGATGCTATATGTGAGGCTGTGTTCCTGTCTCAATGGAATTACCTGCATAGAATCTTCAATGGCCTTTGTAGGACTTGGTGGAGCTGCCATTATCCTGATATGTGTAGCTTTCATGTTATTGGCAG